GCATCGACGACCTCTACCGCGGCCTCGCCCGCCGCGGCCTGCTGACCTGAATACGACCCCCGAGGAGCACCGATGACCAGCACCCAGATCGCACCCGCGACCGCGACGCGCACCCTGCAGTCGACCAACCCGCGCACCGGTGAGACGACCGACACCGGCATCGCCCCCTGCACCGCCGACGAGACCGCGGCGGCCGTCGGCCGCGCCGCCGACGCGTTCGAGGTGCTCGGCCGGTCGAGCCGCGCGTGGCGCGCGGGCCTGCTCGACGCGATCGCCGACGCGCTCGAGGCCGACCGCGACACGCTCGTCGAGGCCGCCGACGGCGAGACCGGCCTCGGCAGCCCGCGCCTGCCCGGCGAGGTCGGCCGCGCCGCCTTCCAGTTCCGCCTGTTCGCCGAGGCGCTCCGCGAGGGCTCGTACCTCGAGGCGACGATCGACCACGCGGGCGACACCCCGCTCGGGCCGCAGCCCGAGATCCGTCGCATGCTCGTGCCGATCGGCCCGGTCGGCGTGTTCGGCTCGAGCAACTTCCCGTTCGCGTTCTCGGTCGCGGGCGGCGACACCGCCTCGGCGCTCGCCGGCGGCAACCCGGTCGTCGTGAAGGCGCACTCGTCGCACCTCGAGACCGCGAAGCGCTCGCACGCCGCGATCGCCCGCGCCGTCGCCGCCTACGGCGCGCCCGAGGGCACGGTCGGCATCGTCTACGGCACCGAGGCGGGCCGCACGCTCGTCGCCGACCCGCGCATCCGCGCCGTCGGCTTCACCGGGTCGCTCTCCGGCGGAAAGGCGCTGCTCGACATCATCAACGCGCGCCCGGAGCCGATCCCGTTCTACGGCGAGCTGTCGAGCCTCAACCCGCTGGTGATCACGCCCGCGGCCGCCGCGGCGCGCGCGGACGCCATCGCCGAGGGCCTCTTCGGCTCGTTCACGCTCGGTGCCGGCCAGTTCTGCACGAAGCCCGGCATCGCATTCGTGCCGACGGGCGCCGACGGCGACGCGCTCGTGGCCGGACTCGCGTCGCGCGCCGGCGGGGCATCCGCCCAGACCCTGCTCAACGGCCGCATCTCGGGCTCGTTCGGCGAGATCCGCGACCGCATCCTCGCAGCCGGTGCGACCACCGTCGCCGAGGGGGCGGATGCCACGGGCGACGGGTTCGCCGCGACCCCGGTCGTGCTCCAGGTCGACGCATCCGACCTCACCGCCGAGCACGCCG
This portion of the Agromyces rhizosphaerae genome encodes:
- a CDS encoding aldehyde dehydrogenase (NADP(+)), whose product is MTSTQIAPATATRTLQSTNPRTGETTDTGIAPCTADETAAAVGRAADAFEVLGRSSRAWRAGLLDAIADALEADRDTLVEAADGETGLGSPRLPGEVGRAAFQFRLFAEALREGSYLEATIDHAGDTPLGPQPEIRRMLVPIGPVGVFGSSNFPFAFSVAGGDTASALAGGNPVVVKAHSSHLETAKRSHAAIARAVAAYGAPEGTVGIVYGTEAGRTLVADPRIRAVGFTGSLSGGKALLDIINARPEPIPFYGELSSLNPLVITPAAAAARADAIAEGLFGSFTLGAGQFCTKPGIAFVPTGADGDALVAGLASRAGGASAQTLLNGRISGSFGEIRDRILAAGATTVAEGADATGDGFAATPVVLQVDASDLTAEHAEEAFGPLIVVARYDEAAEVGRALDAVPDSLTATIHSEDADGELVEELLADLAPRAGRIVFNGYPTGVRVSWGQHHGGTWPSTNSQHTSVGVSAIRRFLRPIAYQGAPASALPEELREEYSAIPRRVDGALVVPAGE